One genomic segment of Pagrus major chromosome 13, Pma_NU_1.0 includes these proteins:
- the hyou1 gene encoding hypoxia up-regulated protein 1: protein MGDRKLELIALFCLVLAMLPSHTVTVAVMSVDLGSEWMKIAIVKPGVPMEIVLNKESRRKTPTAVCLKDNERLFGDGALGVSVKNPKTVYRRLQSLLGKKHNNLQVAHYQKHFPEHQLQEDPVRGTVSFKNSEEMQYTPEELLGMVLNYSCGLAQDFAEQPVKDAVITVPAFFNQAERRAVLQAAQMAGLKVLQLINDNTAVALNYGVFRRKDIDSTPKNVMFYDMGSGSTTATIVSYQTVKTKESGTQPQLQIRGVGFDRGLGGFEMDLRLRDHLAKLFNEQKKSKKDVRENHRAMAKLLKEAQRLKTVLSANMEFMAQVEGLMDDIDFKSKVTRTEFEELCADLFQRVPRPVQDALTAAEMKLDEIEQVILVGGSIRVPKVQEVLLKAVGKEELGKNINADEAAAMGAVYQAAALSKAFKVKPFLVRDAAVFPIQVEFTREAEEEGLKTLKHNKRILFQRMAPYPQRKVITFNRYNADFAFDINYGDLSFLSQDEISVFGSLNLTTVKLSGVDRSFEKHADAESKGIKAHFNMDESGVLLLDRVESVFETIVEEKEEESTLTKLGNTISTLFGGGSSEPTPNVTEPVQDEEEVPPETGKDTKDESKDGKEEAQNDEAAKNKQGDSEKSAGEEKSQEKTEEEDSKTDAKEEKDGEKSGNAESEKDVEKKAKPQKKSKISEDIAVTLVINDILDPTADDVTSSKKKLQDLTDRDLAKQEREKTLNSLEAFIFETQDKLYQEDYQLVVSEEEKEQISAKLKEVSEWMDEDGYGATTKQLREKLSQLKSLCKDMFFRVEERRKWPDRLAALDSMLNTSSFFLRSAKMIPEDDQIFTEVELNMLEKVINETMTWKNETVAEQEKRSLKERPILLSKDLESKLALLDREVNYLLNKAKFAKPKAKAKAKNSTSSDKSSKANSTAEEKVIPPTTESKDTKSETPEEVQPGEAPPTDQSTEHTESSDSQSQSTEERTTTEPTDKAQPENHIGDEL, encoded by the exons ATGGGGGACAGGAAGCTGGAGCTGATTGCTCTCTTCTGCCTTGTCCTGGCAATGTTGCCTTCTCACACAG tGACTGTAGCTGTCATGTCAGTGGACTTGGGCAGTGAGTGGATGAAAATAGCAATAGTGAAACCTGGTGTGCCAATGGAGATTGTTCTCAACAA gGAGTCGAGGAGGAAAACACCCACGGCTGTATGTCTCAAAGATAATGAAAGACTTTTTGGAGACGGTGCATTAGGAGTG TCTGTGAAAAACCCCAAGACTGTTTATAGACGCCTCCAAAGCCTCCTGGGTAAAAAGCACAACAATCTCCAGGTGGCACACTACCAGAAACATTTTCCTGAGCATCAGCTTCAGGAGGACCCAGTTAGAGGCACAGTTTCCTTTAAAAACTCAGA GGAAATGCAGTACACGCCTGAAGAGCTCCTTGGGATGGTTCTTAATTATTCTTGTGGACTGGCTCAGGACTTTGCAG AACAACCAGTCAAAGATGCAGTGATAACTGTCCCAGCCTTCTTCAACCAGGCAGAGCGCAGGGCAGTCCTACAGGCTGCGCAAATGGCAGGTCTAAAGGTTCTTCAACTCATTAACGACAACACTGCTGTGGCCTTGAACTACGGAGTCTTCAGGAGGAAAGATATAGACAGCACACCTAAG aatgtgatgttttatgACATGGGGTCCGGCAGCACGACTGCCACCATCGTCTCTTATCAGACAGTCAAAACCAAGGAATCTGGCACCCAGCCCCAGTTGCAGATAAGAGGTGTTGG GTTTGACCGTGGTTTGGGGGGCTTTGAGATGGACCTGCGGCTCCGGGACCACCTGGCCAAACTGTTCAATGAgcagaagaagagcaagaaggATGTGAGGGAGAACCACCGGGCCATGGCCAAGCTCCTCAAAGAGGCTCAGAGGCTCAAGACAGTGCTTAGTGCAAACATGGAGTTCATGGCTCAG gtgGAAGGTTTGATGGATGACATTGACTTTAAATCTAAGGTGACCAGGACTGAGTTTGAAGAGCTGTGTGCTGATCTTTTCCAAAGAGTGCCTCGCCCTGTGCAGGATGCCCTCACTGCCGCAGAAATGAAGCTG GATGAAATTGAACAGGTGATTTTGGTTGGTGGCTCCATCCGTGTCCCCAAGGTTCAGGAAGTGCTGCTCAAAGCTGTTGGGAA AGAGGAGCTGGGGAAGAACATCAATGCAGATGAGGCAGCAGCCATGGGCGCCGTGTACCAGGCTGCTGCCCTCAGTAAGGCCTTTAAGGTCAAACCTTTCCTGGTCCGAGATGCAGCCGTCTTCCCCATTCAG GTGGAGTTCACCCGTGAGGCGGAGGAAGAGGGGTTGAAGACCCTGAAACACAACAAGCGTATCCTCTTCCAGAGGATGGCGCCCTACCCCCAACGCAAGGTCATTACATTCAACCGCTACAATGCTGACTTTGCTTTCGACATCAACTACGGTGACCTCAGCTTCCTGAGTCAGGATGAGATCAG tgtgtttggctCTTTGAACCTGACCACAGTCAAACTGTCTGGAGTAGACAGAAGCTTTGAGAAGCATGCAGACGCAGAGTCAAAAGGCATCAAAGCCCATTTCAACATGGATGAAAGTGGAGTCCTCCTCCTGGATCGT GTGGAGTCTGTCTTTGAAACTATTgtagaggagaaagaagaggaatcAACATTAACAA AGCTGGGTAACACCATTTCCACCTTGTTTGGTGGCGGATCATCAGAACCCACCCCGAATGTAACTGAACCTGTCCAG gatgaggaggaagtgCCTCCAGAGACTGGAAAGGACACCAAGGATGAGAGCAAGGATGGTAAGGAAGAGGCCCAGAATGATGAAGCTGCCAAGAACAAGCAAGGCGATTCAGAGAAAAGTGCAGGTGAAGAGAAAAGCcaggagaagacagaggaggaagacagcaAGACTGACGCCAAG GAGGAAAAGGATGGAGAAAAATCTGGAAACGCTGAGTCTGAGAAAGATGTGGAGAAGAAGGCGAAACCTCAGAAAAAGAGCAAGATCTCTGAAGACATCGCAGTGACTCTTGTCATCAATGACATCCTGGATCCCACTGcagatgatgtcacttcctctAAGAAGAA GTTGCAGGATTTGACAGACAGAGATCTGGCCAAACAGGAAAGGGAAAAGACACTTAACAGTTtggaagcttttatttttgagaCACAG GACAAGCTGTACCAGGAGGATTACCAGCTGGTGGtgtcggaggaggagaaggagcagatCTCCGCCAAGCTGAAAGAGGTATCGGAGTGGATGGACGAAGATGGTTATGGGGCCACCACGAAGCAGCTGAGAGAGAAGCTGTCTCAGCTGAAGAGCCTCTGCAAGGACATGTTTTTCAGGGTGGAGGAGAGACGCAAGTGGCCGGACCGCCTGGCTGCTCTGGACAGTATGCTCAACACCTCCAGCTTCTTCTTGAG gagtGCCAAAATGATTCCAGAGGATGACCAAATCTTCACTGAAGTTGAGCTGAATATGTTAGAAAAAGTGATCAATGAAACAATG ACATGGAAGAATGAGACTGTAGCAGAGCAGGAGAAACGCTCTCTGAAGGAGCGACCTATCCTACTCTCCAAAGATCTCGAGTCCAAGCTGGCTCTGCTGGATCGCGAGGTCAACTACCTGCTCAATAAAGCCAAGTTTGCCAAGCCGAAGGCCAAAGCCAAAGCGAAGAATAGCACCAGCTCTGATAAAAGCAGCAAGGCCAACAgcacagcagaggagaaagtCATTCCTCCCACAACGGAGAGCAAGGACACAAAGAGTG AAACCCCAGAGGAAGTGCAGCCGGGTGAAGCCCCGCCCACCGACCAGAgcactgaacacacagagagctctgacagccaatcacagtccACAGAAGAAAGAACAACTACAG AGCCAACAGACAAGGCCCAACCCGAAAACCACATAGGGGATGAATTATAA